The following is a genomic window from Lysinibacillus sp. G4S2.
TCTCGTAGCTTGGATATATCAAAGGATGGTTCGACTAATCAGAGCGGGTCTTTTATTGGAGAGTTGAAGAGTCGATATTACCCTGGGATGTTTCAAAAATATATTCAAGAACACCGTAAGTTTATGCGTGGAAAAGAAGCAAATCCTGGACAGTATTTTGAAGATGAAGACCGTTTAATTTACACGATTTTTTCAAATAAAGAGGGCCGAGGAGATTCTTTCACTCTGCAAATCGATATACTTGATAAAAATACAAATGAAAGTTCTTCATTTGAAATCAATATGCCAGACCAAGTTAGATATGACTGGATCAATGAGCAAGATGTCTATGTAGAAAATGGAAAAATAAAGATTTTAGCAACAAGTTATCTCAATGGCGAGGAAGAGTTGCACATATATACGGTTGATGAAAACAAAAAGGAATTAGAACATGACTCAATACTTGCAAAATTAGAGTCAGAAGAGGTAGGCCGCGCCAGCATCGATATATTTAATGACTATAATAAAATACAAAATGAAAATTATTTCTTATATATGGTTGAAAAATACAAATATCTAGAAGATGGTGAGCGTGAAATTATCTCTAGCCCAATGTATCTGTATAACTATCTCAATAATGAAGTGAAAGAATGGACAATTCCAGCCGAATTAAAACCACATACGAAGTCGTTGGTTCTACATGGAACAGATATATTCATTCCTGTTTATTCAACTAATGGGTTAGAGCTAAACCGATATAATATTGAAAAGAAACAGTGGGAAGAGCCTTTAAACTTTAAATATCCAAGCATTGCTAATGATAAAGAAGAACCTTCTTTACAGATTACTGATGATAAACTATATTTAGTCAATCGTGTTTCGGATGGTCATTTGTTCTTGATCGGTGATTTACGTACAGGTGAATTATTATATGAAGGTAAAATCATCATCGGAAATAAAGAAAATCGAGATGCAGATTACTCACTTTTTATCGAGCAAGTATATAACCACAATGATTAAATCGAAGAACAGCCGATTTAGAAAATTAGAGCAAGCAGCTTTGGCAGGTATGAATTCTATGATTCATATCTGCCGATTTTTGTTCCCAGGGTGGATGTTTGTGAAATACTAATTGACAGTATGACGATAATGAAATATGTCATTGGGTAAAGTTAAAGGCTCCCAGGAAAGCGCCCAGTCGGAACGGAAATCAACCACACGTTATGGTGATGAGCCAATTAATAATAAAATTATATATTATTTGTAAGGGATTTTTATATAATAGATGTAGGAAGATGCACTACAGTGTCTCTTGTGCTTTTTTTAATTACTTACAAATCGGAAAGGGGGTTCTTGGTCCAAGCACAAAGCAGATTCTGGACGCAATTATGCTGTGGCATAATTGATTAGTAGTACATAGATTAAAAGATGGAGGCGATAAATTGAATGTCCAATGATAATGAAGTTTTATTAGATAAAGAAAAGCGAAATGATGTAAAAGTGAAAGAAGTAAGGAAAGAGGGAGAGCCGACTCCAGCCTTCAAAGGGGCTTCGTGGGCAGCGCTACTAGTAGGTGTTTCGTCTTATCTTATAGGTTTGTTTAACGCAAATATGGAATTAAACGAAAAAGGATATTACTTTGCAGTTTTAGTATTCGGACTCTATTCGGCGATATCTTTACAAAAAGCAGTTAGAGATAAAGATGAGGGAATACCAGTTACTGGTATTTATTATGGTATTAGTTGGTTCGCACTTATTGTATCTATTTCATTAATAGCTATCGGTTTATACAATGCAGGAAGTATTGTTCTAAGCGAAAAAGGATTTTATGGTATGGCATTTGTTCTTAGTTTATTTGCAGCAATAACGGTTCAAAAGAATATAAGAGATACACAGAGGGCAAAAGAAAGAGATTGAGTTATGTACCATGATGGAGCAGAATTCTACTATGCTGCAAGGCTTTCATTTCATTTTTCAACTATCGGAGTGCTTGAATAAAGGTTGTTGAGTTGCCTAGGCAGCTCTTTTTTTCTTTATTGGGATAACGGAGCAGGGATTATTCAAGAAGGAGTACAATCAGTTTAGGAGAATATAGTTCTTCAAATGGAAAACAGGGGGAACTGTGATTTATGGATAAAACTGAAGAACTTTTAAAAAATTTTGGTTTAGTACCTAAGATAGATTTTGTGGATAGTATCAGAAATTTATTAAAAGAAGAAATAGAGAATAAATCGTCCGAAGATAATGAATACTTAAAAACACTATGTATTCAATTATTTGCTTTAGGATGTGTTGACGATACTGTATTAATTTGGAGAGCAAAGGAAAAGGACTTTGATACACATTGTTATATTGATGTTCAACTATTATGTGGTGCAGGATTGGAAAAGACACTGGGGTATCTCGAAAAAATTGATACTTTAGAGACAAAGAAAGAATTAAGCTATTTACAGAAATGTAAAGAAGATTTTGAGGATTTTAACGTAGAAGAAGTTCTAAATTTTTATAAAAAGTATTACGGAATTTAGGAATTTTTGTATTAGGTCATGATAATACCTTGTTGAACTAATGGTTGTGTTGATTACAGAAGGATTAACGCTTTTTTGTTGAGTTTTTTGTACTCCCATGAAAATAAAATTTCTGGCACTAAAAAGTCTAGGCTAAAACAAACTCGACCTTCATATCCGAAAAATGGTAGTGCTTAAAATAGAGATCCGGTTTAGATTATATTAGGAAGCTCCCAATTCAGTGATGGTCACATTGTAACCCAAACTTTCAAGTCTAAGAACAGAATATCGAATAATGGATTGTTCTTTTTGTTTATCAAAGAGTCTTCGCCCAATAAATGGGTCTCGCGCCCAATTGTTCTGTTTGTGAGGGTGGGATATAATGGGGAATAATTCATAACTAACTATATTTTGGAATTCCGAAAGCAGAATGCGCATTACAGCGAAGCATATAGTTCATGAACTTTTTATCAAAGATAAAGGTTGTTGCGATGTTTGCAAGAATTCTTCAAAATCGCTGCCGTCAGAATATATGAAGGGGAACGGAAAATCAATCTATACAAAGGAGCATAAGTTGAACATGGGTCTCACTCTGGAAACGATTCTAGACAAAATGAAACAGGAAATCGATAAATGGATAACCAATATTAGCGATAAGGACGCGGAACAAATCGTAAAGCGTAATTCGCTACAGGCGGGAATACATGATTACGCTCTGCTCGAATATGTTAAGGGCAGGGTGAAGGTGAGGGAAACGGAGAACTTTTTAACATTGCCAGTAGTCAAGACCGGCAAATCTTCGGAAACGCTGACCGAGGAACAAGTGAGAGAGCGGATCGTCCCTGAGCTTGCTTCTTACATACGGCAAAAATTGGACGAGGTGTCGCCGGCGTTGTTCAATTGTCCATTTACTTTTAACGGCAAGTTCCGGACGCGAGAAGGAGATGTTAACGTTCGTATTCTAGAATACGTCGACGAAACGAAGAAGAAACAATTACTGAAACGAATCTCCTTTTATATCGCGGATAAGCTCGAAGCGGGAAAAAATCCGACTAAACCTTTGGAGACGTTTTTCCTCTCCAAGCACCTGCTGGACGAGAGACTGTTTCCAGATTTAGATGTAGTCCATATCATCTCTATTTTCGAGAAAATTCAATATGTGAATAAAGAGAACGAACATCTTGCCAAACATCGCAGATATCTGATTGGTGCTTTGCGGAATTGCTTGGAGAATCACTGGTTGCCCCGTTATTTCGAAAATATGGGAACACAATGGCAAAAAGAATATAAGAAAAAAAGCGATGCCCTTCTTGAAAATACTGAGCAAGGTCCAATCGAACTGGTCATCTATGCTGCAACCTTAATTCTGAAATATGAGCCCTCCCACAGAAGAAATGAGGGGTTGGATATTTTGAATTGTGCTATCGAGTTGGGAAGCGACCGAGCGAAACGTATGACAAAGGAAGGCAGTGGAACGTTCGCCAAGGAAGATGTCAGCTTTTGCGACGAACTGGTGAAATACACAGCCAACGATGTGTTTGCCGAGGTAACCATTGCCATTAAGCAGGAAACGGAGGAGAGTTATGCACGTGCGCTCCGGTTTCTAACTCGCTTGTTAAGCATGGGCTTCCACAATAGCTATCAAATCAAGCTGAAATCTGGCGTCAGGCAATGGCTACCAATCAAAGGATTGGCCAAGTCGGGTACGCATCGCTTCTTCGCCAATGCCCTGGAATATCCGAATTTGCATCCCTTGGTGGAGGAATATGCCCGTGCTGCGATGGAATCGTTTGAATGGTATACGGATACAGAAGGTGAAAAGAATTGCATGGCGGGTAGTTATGCAGTCTTCGGCCTCGGATTGGTAGACCAGACTTATTTTCCGTTAGTAGAAGAATATATGGGAAAGGTTGACGAAGAACACCAATCCGTTCAGAACAACTTCACGGTCGCTTTGGTTGAGTGTCATGGAGTTAACGCGGAAACGATTCCTACGCTGGTGAAGTGTATGCTGCATAGCACGGATTCGATGAAACTGAAGATCAAAACCGATATGGAAAATGCGAGGTATCTCATGCTGCTGCTAAATCAGGTTCGTGGCCTTCAGGATTACGAGGTCGAGCATATCGTATACTTAATCTGGGGCGGAACCGACAAGATGAAAAAGATAGCTTCCAAAACCAAAGGAGACCAAGGAAAGTGGCTCACTGAGTTGGCACAGGCCGCCAGCCGCGGTTAAATTGGCTATAGCTATAGAACATTTTTGAATTTAAATAAAGTAAAACTTCAAGTGTTTGGCTATGACAACAGGACAATTTGCTCTATTAAAAATACGGTTCTTTTGGAAGGTACTCTTAAAGAAGAACTTTTTAGATTGGGTAAATATTACGATATTTATATTGCGGGTTTACTAGGTAATACTAGAAAATTCAAAGGGATAAATAACACTTGCATAGGAAGACCAGTTAAATGGTCTGTTTTTTTATCTGTTATTCAACAAACTGGGGCTTTACTTGAAAATCATTGAGCTGTTTAGACAGCTCTTTTTTCTTATTGTACTAACTGGAAGATTAATTTAACAAGAAAATAAATACGGATAGCTCTTTAAAAAGAACAATCCGTATACCAACGCACCCCTAAAAAGGATTGTATTTTAACTTATTTGGAGCTACTACATAGAAAATCTTTTTAATTGTTCGTGTTGAAGAATTCCAGTCAAAACAAAAAACTCCTGTTATTTTTTGACCTTCAGTGACTACTATACCATATTGATTATTTATTAAAGCTGTAGTAGCACTTTTTCCAAAGAAAAACTTCTTTGAAATTCCTGAAATAAGTGCGGATACTCGCTCTTTCCCTTCAATGATGTTTATTGCTGTTCTTACATTACCTCCTCCATCTGCAGCAAATAGCACATCATTAGATAACAAATGAGTTACTCCTTGAATATCCCCGTTGGATAATGCCAATATAAATTGTTCTATATAATTTTTCTGAAGATTAACAGCCAAATCTTTTCCACTTTTTCTTCCCATTTTAATTTGTGCTCTACTCAATATCTTTCGGCTATTGACAGTCGTTGTTTTTAGAATATCGGCAATCTCACTATGCTTTAGCCCTAGAGCATTACTTAAAACGTAAGCTATCCTCTCTCTAGGTGAAAGGTTTTCCATCAGAACCATATATGAATAGCTTAATTGATCTGCCTGGATTAGCTTCTCAAGAGGCTCACTATTGAATTCCTGTAGTATAGGTTCAGGTAACCATGTACCTATATAACTTTCTTTCTTTTTTCTACTTGACTTTAGTTCATTCATACAGCGGTTAACGATCATTTTATTTATATAAGCCTTTAAATTAGTGATGTCTTTCTCAATCTTTTCATGTTCCTTTATTTTCAAAAAAGTATCTTGAACAATATCTTCAGCATCTGTCATTGAACCAAGCAAATAGTATGCGATTGATAAACAATAATTCTTATATTCTTTATATAAGTCCTCTATATTCAAATCATTGATTAACATGATAAACCCTTCCATCTCTAATGTAATGCATACCGTAATCCTTGGAATATTCTACATACATTTTTATTTTTTATTGTATCTATCATTTTTCTACAAAAGTAATGAATTTCATAAGTTTATTTATTATCTTTGGAAAAATGTAAGCACAAAGTATAGCACAAATAAATGCTTCTCCCCACATTCGTAGCCAATGGATTAAAAATGTATGGCTATATCCTGAGTTTATAGAAACAAGGATAAACGATATGAAACAAGAATTAAAAAGTCCAATTAGAACAGTGTAAATAAAAGACTTATAAATTTTATTTATTTTCATAAATTTAACCTTCTTATATTGTAGTTCATTTTATTCTTAATAATGATGCAAAAATTTAAATCCTTTTGTCCAAGAAGGGTAAGTAGGTTCCCAGCCATATTGTTTTTTTGCTTTTTCATTTGATGATCCTCGTTCCCAAGAATTACATATATCTTTTGTAGGAGGGAGGGGGGCTCCAATAACTTCAGCAAAATAGGGAAGCCAAATAGAGCTTTTTGCAGGTTCATCATCTACGATATTTACAGAACCTGACTGCCAATTTAAAGCTAATACAGCTGCTTTTGCTGCGTCTTTTACGTGGATAAAGGATGTCATCCCATTTGTTGCGTATAACTCCTGCATCTGTAATTGTTTAGCAATTTTACCGTTACCCGAATACCAAGTTCCAGGACCATATAATGTACCATAGCGAAGGATAATGAACTCAGGAATTTCTTTTACCTTTTCCTCTAAAGAAATAACTCCCTCAATTGTTTTTTTGCGAGGTAAAGAGGCATTAATATCTAAAGGTGTTTCTTCGGTAGCTAGCGTATTCCCAGGCTCATAAGCCCATGAAATACTTTGTGCAACTATCTTTTTTACGCCAACGTAATTAGCTGCATCAACAAGGTTTTTTGTTCCTTCTATTCTTATTTTTGAATTATCGTTTATATCGCCACTACTTAGTGCAGTAAGTTGATGCATTACAACATCAGGCTGAGTTTCAGTGAAGGCTGCGTGAACACTATCTCGATCAAACGCATCTGCAACTACTGGTTTTACCCCCATCTCTTGCATTGTTTTAACATGTTTTTCTGATCGAATCATCCCAATTACTTCATACCCTTCTTGTATTAACATTGGAATCACCATTTTTCCAATTACACCTGTAGAACCAGCAAGTAATATCTTCATAAATAAACCTCCTAATGATCATAAATACAAAATTAGTATCTCTAATAACTAAGACAATTAGGGGTTAGGAAGTGTGACACTATTTAAAGAAATGATAAAAATATTTATGTGCAATATTAGAGAGAGTTGAATCCTTACAGTATCTTTTCATGTTTTATGATGTTAGTCTAAATAATGGACACAGAGAATTGGGAGTTTATAAAGTATAATAATCTTAACAATTTACTAGGAGTGTCTAAGATGACAAAACGAAAAAGTTATGACAAAGAATTTAAATTAGAGGCAGTACAATTAGTTGAAAGTGGCAAGAGAGTTGCTGAGGTTGCACGTGAGCTGGATCTTGCAGAACAGACATTACACAATTGGGTAAAGAAATTTAGTAAAGATGGCGAAGTTGCATTTGTTGGTAGTGGGAATTTAAAGCCTGAGGATAAGGAAAATAAAGAATTAGAAAAAAGAATACGTGACCTAGAAGAGGAAAATGCCATCTTAAAAAAGGCTATGGGCATCTTTGCGAAAGACCGGAAGTAATTTACAACTTTATTCAACAGCACCGACACGAATTCCGTGTGGCAAAGATGTGCGAAGTATTAGGTGTTTCAAGAAGTGGTTACTACGAGTGGCTGAACCGACCAAAGAGTAATCAAAAAGAACGGAAAGAAAAGTTAACCAGCCAAATAAAACGAGTGTATTTGGACTCAAGAAGAAATTATGGTAGTCCGAAAATTACAAAACAATTGAATTCAGAAGGAGTCTCTGTATCGCAAAAAACAGTATCGCGAATTATGAAAGAAGAAGGCATTCGCTCAAAAACAGTGAAACAATACAAAGCGACGACGAATTCAAAACATAATCTACCAGTATATCCAAATCTATTAGACCAACAATTTAAAGTAGAACGCCCTGGACAAGCGTGGGTAGCTGACATTACGTATATATGGACCAGTGAAGGTTGGCTCTATCTAGCAACGATTATGGAGTTGTTTTCAAGACGAATCATCGGTTGGGCAATGGATGAGAGAATGACAAAGGAATTAGTGATCCTCGCCTTAAAACGAGCAATCAGAACTCAGACTCCAACGCCTGGGCTCATTCATCATTCAGATCGTGGGAGCCAGTATGCGTCGAAGGAATACCAACAAGTGTTACGAACTAACAGAATGATTACAAGTATGAGTAGAAAAGGAAACTGTTACGATAATGCATGTATCGAGTCATTTCATAGCGTCATCAAAAGAGAGTTAGTTTTTCATGAAAAGTATAAAACGAGAGATCAGGCCAAGAAAAGTATCATTGAATACATCGTTAGTTTTTATAACTACAAGCGTATCCATTCTTTTACAAATTATATGTCGCCCATTGCATACGAAAAGCAATATTTCAAAACTTCACAAAAAACTAAGGTCATATAATTAAACCCTTTTAACCTCACAAATAATTTAAGGGTTACGCCCCTTAAATTATTTGTGAGGCGAGCAAGCGATAGCGCGCTTAGATTTAAAGCAAAATCTCAATTTTCCCTGTCCATTTTCTTGACATAGTATCATTATGCATAGCTATAGGGGCAGCATCTTTTTCTTGTCGTGTTAACGGAGCAGGTTATCTCAACCAAAGAAACATTGAATTAAGCTAACTGGTAATCTAACAAAAGCCTCATTTTCGCATATATAAAAATCTCCTTCAAAGGTTTAACGATATAAAAAGGATAATTAATACATTTTGTTAGGAGGGAAGCTTTTGTTACGATGGTCTATTTCTCCAGTATCTGATTATCTAACATAACCCATTCAACTAGAAGCGGTGTACCAAAAAAGGTAGTACCACTTTTCATGTCGAATAGTTAATTACAAATATGCTTTTAGACAAGAAGGGAGAATTTTTACATGGTTGAGACGAAAAAAGAAAAGATTATAAATAGACTTGAACATCATTTGCGAATGACTTCGAGGCAATTGATAAAAATGGGGACGGAAGAAGAAGCGATTCATTATTTAATAGAGTCATTTAAATCAGAGCTATATTGTGATTTTGTTGGAGTGATTTTGGCGGATGCTGATGAATTCGTACCGAAAGCATGGGGTGGAAATGCTAATGAGTTTAGTAATGTTTTTCCTATGGAAATAGAAAAATGCTCACCGCTAATACTTGGGCAAAGTTTACATAGTAAAGAAACAAACAAACAGGAAGACTGTATATTAATGGCTAAGTTAAAAGAAACGGGTGTAAAAACATGGTTTACAGTGCCTCTTACAGATGATGTACATCGATTTGGATTTTGTATTATCGGATTTTTTACCTATGTACCTTTGCTTGAGATGGATAAAATATTTGACGAGTTCGGTAAAGATGTTGCGATTGCGATTTCTTTGGCAAGACGGAAGGACCAGCAATTAAGAAAAATTGAGGGAATTGAATGGATTAGTCGAAACTTATCAATCAATCAGTCACTCAAGGAGAATATAAATGAATTTACTATCCGAGCTGGACTAGGGACAAATGCACAATCTGCCTGTATTTATTTATTTAATGAAAAAGAAAATTGTTTCGATTTACAAGTCCCTGTTTTTGGTATTAAAGATTTCGATGAAAAGGTTATAGTGGATCATAAAAATACATTTAAAGAGTATTTTCCATTCATCGAAAAATCGGGTGGTCATCAAATAACAATTCCAATTGTCGTTGATTTGAAAACAATCGGTGTTCTGCAAGTAGGAAATAAGAATGGCAATCTCCTATTTTCACAAGACGATGTAAATACACTGAAATTATTAAGTGATCATATAGCAATTTTGCTCGAAAATGCGCTACTTTACAATTTAGAGAAAGATAATCGTAAGCGTTTACATATTCTCCTCGATTATCAGCAAGCTCTTGTGAAAGAAACGGTTGTCAATGATGATTTTCACGGTGTAACGAAAATGTTAGCTGAATTATATGGTGGTTCAGTTATTTTATTAGATCGTTTTTTCCATCCTTTATCATACAAAATTGAAGAAAGTGAATTAGGGGATATTGGTAAGTTGAGAGAGGTATTGGAAAATGAGCGTATAAGGACAGGGACGTTTAAAGTATTGGAACAAGGCGGGCCCCCTTTTTTGATTTCGCCAATCAATGGTGTGAATGCGCTATTGGGCTATCTGGCAATTTGCATGAATAATGGAGATTTAGATGAATTTGATCAATTGACGGTGGAACTTTCAAGAAATATTTGTTCCATTCAGTTCATTAAGCAGAAACTTGTGTTGGATGCCGATAAACAGGCGAAAGATACATTGATGAGTAAATTACTTGTGAAAAATATTGAAGATGACCAAAGTATTTTGCAGTATGCAAATCTTTTTCAATGGGATATTTTTAAGCCTCATCGTGTTGCAAATTTGGCAATCGACTTGGCTGAATCTGAAGTAGCTGGACTGAATTTATTTGAGCAAACAGCAAAAAAATCGATTGTATGGGATTACATTAATGAAGGAATTACGCTGAAATCGAAGAAAATTTTAATGGCTACATTCAGTGAACACTTTTTATTCATCGTGCCGATAGAGGATGAAAAAAATCGCAAACAGTTTTGGATGGATTTTTATAAAACAGTAAGAAAAGCAGTATCCAAAAGTATGATAAAGTGTGAAGTTCACTTAGGCATTGGGAGTAAGGTAGAAAATATGAATGAGTATTTCAATAGTTACGAACAATCATTGCAAGTATTAAATGTCGTTAAAAGCCGATTTAAATCTAAGGGCTATTCACTGTTTGAAGAAATAGGATCATACACAATCTTGCATGATCTAAACTTTTCAGTTGTCACTACATTCATTGAAAGTCAGTTGGGCGTATTGCTTGATTTTACAGATAAAAAGAATAGCGATTTGCTTCAAACACTTAGCACATACTTGCAGCATAACGGCAATGCTAAAGGTACCTCTGAAGAGTTATATATTCATCGAAGCTCATTACTTTACCGTTTAGAAAAGATTGAGAGTCTACTGGAAATAGATTTAAATGATTCAGAGACACGTTTTAACTTAATGATGGCAATCAAACTATACGATTTAAATCGACAGATCTTTTAATGGGGCTACTTAAAAACTTGTAAGTGTGAGCTAAATCAAAAAGAGGCAATTCGTTCAAAATCGAACGAATTGCCTCTTTTCCTTTTCATATTTTTTACTCCGGATTTACTGTCAATATGGCAGGGTACCTTGGATTTTACATACTAAATAGATCTATAGATGATGCCACATCATAACAGTGCCTGTGTTTCAACTCACTATTTTTCGCTTCAATTTTATAGCGTGATTTCGCATTCCCTTTAAATTCCTCACTATTTTAAATCACTTCTTGATCTTTTTGTTCAGTCGATTTAATTGTCACAGAATAGGTTTTATTTTTTGCCCCCTCTGTATAACAACTATAATCGTGGACTTTATCAGTGGTCACTGTTTAATGGGTCTGTCTTTTTTATTTAACAATTTTGATGAAAAAAATAGAATGATTCCTACAGAGTGTACGTATCAAATAAAATGTTTGAAAAATATAATTACGATAACAATTAAAATTATCACATTGTTACAGAATAGTTACAAAAAAGGGAAATGTTACAAATTATTTATGGGGCATGAAAAGACTATTGGATTAAAGAGTAAAATCAAAGCAAGTTTGTGGATACACGATTTATTCAAAATCAGGGGGGATATAATGGCTGTAGATTACTCGTTTAAAGTAAGATTTGGCGATACGGATGCTGCGGGAATTGTTTTTTTTCCAAATTTTTATAGGTGGATGGACGAAGCGACGCATGAATTTTTTACCGAGTTGGGACATCCAACATCTGAGTTATTATCCATAGAAAAAGTTTCGACGCCTCTTTTAGATTCTAAATGCGAATTTAAGACGCCGCTTTTTTTCGAAGATGAGGTAATTGTGAAAACAGAAGTCATCGAGCTTCACAATAGAGTATTTAAATTATCTCATACATTTTATCGTGGAGAGACATTGATTGCTGCAGGGTACACATTGCATGCTTGGACTTCATTTAAAGAGAAACCAAAAGCATTAGCAATTCCAGAACATATTCGTGAAAAACTAACAGTACATCAAAAAATATTATCAGGTAGCAATTGAGATTATCTTTTTAATGTAGAAGACAAACTAAGTATATAAAAGTTGAGGGTTTGAGTTTTTCAGAGTCTTCTATAGTAGGAAATATAAAAGAGTTTAATTGCTTTATTTTTATTTTTATGAAAGCGTTATCTTTTTTGTGGGGGTCTTGTCAGAACTGTAGTACCAATAACTCAATAGTGAAAGAGAAATGGACGGATATAGGAAAGTGATTTTTGTCATCATTTTCAAAATCGACAATAATCTAGGCTCATCACCATAAGTTGTGTATGACATTTTTAAAAATATATGCATTGTATATTGGTTGATTGGAGTGGAGACTGGGCGGCTCATCGGACGCCCCCTGGAAGCTCTGCTCTGCGCGAAAGCGAAGCGTCAGCGGCAAATGTTTTTTCTGTGCGAAAGCGAAGCGTCAGCAACAAAGCGCCCAGTCGGAACAGAAATCAACCACACGTTTTGGAGAAGAGCAATAATTTAGAGCTATTTCGGAAGGGGTTATATCAGATGGATTTGTTTTTACAATACTTAATTACTGGACTGACTGTGGGGAGTATTTATGCATTATTAGCTATTGGATTTGTAACAATTTATAACGTTACAGGGGTATTGAATTTGGCGCAAGGAGAATTTGCAATGATTGGAGCACTATCTTGTGTCACATTTGTCAATTTGGGTATCCCCATCTTAGGTGCAATTCCACTTGCGATTTTGCTTACGGCCTTTATCGGCTTAGCAGTTGAAAGATTAGCTATAAATCCTGCTGGAAAAGCAACGCCGATAGTGTTGGTTGTTATTACATTAGGTGTTTCAACTTTTTTAAAAGGGATGGGTTTGATCATATGGGGAACATCTCCAAAATCTCTGCCACCGTTAGTTGAAAGTAAGTCAATCGAGTTTTTCGGGGCTGTCGTAAATTCGCAAAGTTTATGGATTCTTGTAGTATTACTTGCACTTTTAATAGTGCTTTATTGGTTTTTTGAAAAAACATTTCTCGGTTCTGCTTTACGCGCAAGTGAAAAAAATCCACGTGCTGCAAGCTTAATGGGGATTAACACAAAAACGATGTCTATGATTGCT
Proteins encoded in this region:
- a CDS encoding branched-chain amino acid ABC transporter permease, yielding MDLFLQYLITGLTVGSIYALLAIGFVTIYNVTGVLNLAQGEFAMIGALSCVTFVNLGIPILGAIPLAILLTAFIGLAVERLAINPAGKATPIVLVVITLGVSTFLKGMGLIIWGTSPKSLPPLVESKSIEFFGAVVNSQSLWILVVLLALLIVLYWFFEKTFLGSALRASEKNPRAASLMGINTKTMSMIAFTIAAGLGAIAGVMIAPLTDATYEMGFFLGIKGFVAMIFGGMHSIPGAVAGGLLLGVIEAFSGGYISTYYTDALAFGFLLLVLFFRPQGLFTKATGERV
- a CDS encoding thioesterase family protein, translating into MAVDYSFKVRFGDTDAAGIVFFPNFYRWMDEATHEFFTELGHPTSELLSIEKVSTPLLDSKCEFKTPLFFEDEVIVKTEVIELHNRVFKLSHTFYRGETLIAAGYTLHAWTSFKEKPKALAIPEHIREKLTVHQKILSGSN
- a CDS encoding helix-turn-helix domain-containing protein; amino-acid sequence: MVETKKEKIINRLEHHLRMTSRQLIKMGTEEEAIHYLIESFKSELYCDFVGVILADADEFVPKAWGGNANEFSNVFPMEIEKCSPLILGQSLHSKETNKQEDCILMAKLKETGVKTWFTVPLTDDVHRFGFCIIGFFTYVPLLEMDKIFDEFGKDVAIAISLARRKDQQLRKIEGIEWISRNLSINQSLKENINEFTIRAGLGTNAQSACIYLFNEKENCFDLQVPVFGIKDFDEKVIVDHKNTFKEYFPFIEKSGGHQITIPIVVDLKTIGVLQVGNKNGNLLFSQDDVNTLKLLSDHIAILLENALLYNLEKDNRKRLHILLDYQQALVKETVVNDDFHGVTKMLAELYGGSVILLDRFFHPLSYKIEESELGDIGKLREVLENERIRTGTFKVLEQGGPPFLISPINGVNALLGYLAICMNNGDLDEFDQLTVELSRNICSIQFIKQKLVLDADKQAKDTLMSKLLVKNIEDDQSILQYANLFQWDIFKPHRVANLAIDLAESEVAGLNLFEQTAKKSIVWDYINEGITLKSKKILMATFSEHFLFIVPIEDEKNRKQFWMDFYKTVRKAVSKSMIKCEVHLGIGSKVENMNEYFNSYEQSLQVLNVVKSRFKSKGYSLFEEIGSYTILHDLNFSVVTTFIESQLGVLLDFTDKKNSDLLQTLSTYLQHNGNAKGTSEELYIHRSSLLYRLEKIESLLEIDLNDSETRFNLMMAIKLYDLNRQIF